A single genomic interval of Candidatus Margulisiibacteriota bacterium harbors:
- a CDS encoding methylenetetrahydrofolate reductase has product MTEIMCKKGFTFSCELVPPRNGEPAENIFKKVEILKKAGVDFISITRGAGGSLRGGTVPIAFLIKEKYKIPVIAHFTCMDSTIPEIENNVIDHSYLGITNILALRGDPPTGVFANYCATDNQHQYAYQLIKQIKELTEGKYILRKGFDADSQTFHEGEPLDFCMGAAAYPEPLDISLDKSVDYFVLKVKEGAQWAITQMIYSPENYKLFLKKLHAKGIDIPILPGVRVMISGKQAEFLQKTFKINIPEEYVDIINKNDHSLNKTFIKNLILEFRAAGARGIQFFVMNEAELVGEIIKEMKKMFRNEPYCTC; this is encoded by the coding sequence TTGACAGAGATTATGTGCAAAAAAGGGTTTACCTTTTCCTGCGAACTTGTGCCGCCGCGAAACGGCGAACCGGCGGAAAATATTTTCAAAAAAGTAGAAATTTTAAAAAAAGCCGGTGTGGATTTTATTTCTATAACCCGTGGCGCCGGCGGTTCATTGCGCGGTGGTACTGTACCCATAGCTTTTTTAATCAAAGAAAAATATAAAATACCGGTTATTGCGCATTTTACCTGCATGGATTCTACTATCCCGGAAATTGAGAATAACGTAATAGATCATTCTTATCTGGGCATAACCAATATACTGGCACTGCGCGGAGATCCGCCAACCGGTGTGTTCGCCAATTACTGCGCCACAGATAATCAGCATCAGTATGCTTATCAGCTTATTAAACAGATCAAAGAGCTTACCGAGGGAAAATACATTTTGCGCAAAGGGTTTGATGCCGACAGCCAAACTTTTCATGAGGGTGAGCCTCTGGATTTTTGTATGGGTGCTGCCGCCTATCCGGAGCCGCTGGACATCAGTCTGGATAAAAGCGTGGATTATTTTGTGCTGAAAGTTAAAGAGGGCGCGCAGTGGGCAATTACCCAGATGATTTATTCGCCGGAAAACTACAAACTTTTTTTAAAAAAATTACATGCTAAAGGCATAGATATACCAATTTTGCCCGGAGTAAGAGTTATGATCTCCGGCAAACAGGCCGAATTTCTGCAGAAAACTTTTAAAATAAATATTCCCGAAGAATATGTGGATATTATTAATAAAAATGACCATAGTCTGAATAAGACATTTATTAAAAACCTCATCCTGGAATTCAGGGCCGCGGGCGCCAGAGGTATTCAGTTTTTTGTAATGAACGAAGCCGAACTGGTGGGTGAAATAATCAAGGAAATGAAAAAAATGTTCAGAAATGAACCGTATTGTACATGCTAA